One stretch of Qipengyuania gelatinilytica DNA includes these proteins:
- a CDS encoding nucleotidyltransferase domain-containing protein, translating into MTGTGQRARIGRALLALCGHRSAECASLSQEDWRDLDLLAEEHRLKPFLHGRISRGEIGGVPDMIAAGWADAHRANGIAILAQRRALLQIVGLLAKEDIAAIALKGSALAWTVWPGPAERVMRDIDILVAEEMAPRAYELLAKAGWSGPDFDVTELGRAARVMAHMPPLYSHEGVMCELHSHIWGSAPLPGAPMPEGDDRQIMARAHHDDRLGAAVPAAEDMLVHLVVHAACSHLLNVGPMALVDVDLWCAQHRIDWAGFWERARRERFDRPAALIFSLVDRWRRPGFLAETSCPHAIEAEMLDQTESLLVQDLDARKDVSVIASMASRRLGERLGQHPLDRAEEDSGMFARTAQLAGRSLSLARSMLSPQTRRNGMATAKLQKWMEG; encoded by the coding sequence ATGACCGGGACGGGCCAGCGCGCCCGGATCGGGCGGGCGCTGCTGGCGCTATGCGGGCACCGTTCCGCAGAATGCGCTTCGCTCTCGCAGGAAGACTGGCGCGATCTCGACCTGCTCGCCGAAGAGCACCGGTTGAAGCCCTTCCTCCACGGCAGGATATCGCGCGGGGAAATCGGAGGCGTTCCCGACATGATCGCCGCCGGATGGGCGGATGCGCACCGCGCCAACGGCATCGCGATCCTCGCCCAGCGGCGTGCCCTGCTCCAGATTGTGGGTCTCCTCGCGAAGGAGGACATCGCCGCCATCGCGCTCAAAGGCTCTGCGCTCGCATGGACGGTTTGGCCCGGCCCCGCAGAGCGCGTGATGCGGGACATCGACATACTGGTCGCCGAAGAAATGGCGCCGCGGGCCTACGAGCTTCTCGCGAAGGCTGGCTGGAGCGGACCCGACTTCGATGTGACTGAACTGGGGCGTGCAGCCAGGGTGATGGCGCATATGCCCCCGCTGTATTCGCACGAAGGGGTGATGTGCGAACTTCACAGCCACATCTGGGGAAGTGCACCGCTGCCGGGCGCGCCCATGCCCGAGGGTGACGACCGGCAGATCATGGCGCGCGCGCACCACGATGACAGGCTGGGGGCAGCCGTCCCTGCAGCCGAAGACATGCTGGTCCACCTGGTGGTCCACGCAGCCTGTTCGCATCTTCTCAACGTCGGCCCGATGGCACTCGTCGATGTCGATCTGTGGTGCGCGCAGCACCGCATCGACTGGGCCGGATTCTGGGAACGCGCCAGGCGCGAGCGATTCGACCGTCCGGCTGCCCTGATCTTCTCATTGGTCGATAGATGGCGACGCCCGGGATTCCTCGCGGAAACATCATGTCCGCATGCCATCGAGGCCGAGATGCTCGACCAGACCGAATCGCTGCTGGTGCAGGACCTCGATGCGCGCAAGGATGTCAGCGTTATCGCCTCTATGGCATCAAGGCGGTTGGGCGAAAGGCTCGGCCAGCATCCCCTGGACCGGGCCGAAGAAGACAGCGGTATGTTCGCGCGCACGGCGCAGCTGGCGGGAAGGTCCCTCTCGCTCGCCAGAAGCATGCTCTCGCCGCAGACCCGCCGCAACGGGATGGCCACGGCGAAACTGCAGAAGTGGATGGAGGGCTAG
- the holA gene encoding DNA polymerase III subunit delta — protein sequence MKLTGRDFAAKARGAAETCKVFFFCGQDEAGASAAANDLVAMLPEPGERVEIPGAELRADPAKLGDEARSTSLFGDKRHIWSRVAGDEAHEALKTLLETGDMGAGGACPVIVVATSATDKSRTAKLLEKRKDAVVAMFYPPDLRSVTQSVRGMGDAVGVRLDGAVAERIARAAGLDVRLAQSEVTKLATYLDASPQSPRPGTMEDLDAIGAATEEDGFASLVNAVLAGQGPKVAAEIARMKQVGLNPVGTLLAVERRAAQLARISAALGNRRYQDLDKGEKARLGIFWKEEREIAEQVQRWRGPKLDRLTLRLTELHRELLTNSQSSELLLAQGLTGIARVAGAGRR from the coding sequence GTGAAACTTACCGGACGCGACTTCGCTGCCAAGGCGCGCGGCGCGGCGGAGACCTGCAAGGTCTTCTTCTTCTGCGGACAGGATGAAGCGGGCGCGAGCGCTGCCGCGAACGACCTCGTCGCCATGCTCCCCGAACCGGGCGAGCGGGTCGAGATCCCCGGTGCGGAACTGCGCGCCGATCCGGCGAAGCTGGGCGACGAAGCCCGCTCGACTTCGCTATTCGGGGACAAGCGCCACATCTGGTCGCGCGTTGCCGGAGACGAGGCGCACGAGGCGCTCAAGACCCTGCTCGAAACCGGCGACATGGGCGCGGGCGGGGCTTGCCCGGTGATCGTCGTCGCCACTTCGGCCACTGACAAGTCGCGCACCGCCAAGCTGCTCGAAAAGCGCAAGGATGCGGTGGTGGCGATGTTCTACCCGCCCGACTTGCGGTCGGTGACGCAAAGCGTGCGCGGCATGGGCGATGCCGTCGGCGTCCGCCTCGACGGGGCCGTGGCAGAGCGGATCGCCCGTGCCGCCGGCCTCGATGTCCGCCTCGCGCAGAGCGAAGTGACCAAGCTCGCCACCTATCTCGATGCCAGCCCGCAATCGCCGCGGCCCGGAACGATGGAAGATCTGGACGCAATCGGTGCCGCGACCGAGGAAGACGGTTTTGCTAGCCTCGTGAACGCCGTGCTTGCCGGGCAGGGACCGAAGGTTGCCGCCGAGATTGCGCGGATGAAACAGGTTGGTCTCAATCCGGTCGGTACGCTGCTGGCGGTCGAACGGCGCGCAGCCCAGCTGGCGCGGATTTCCGCTGCACTGGGCAATCGCCGCTATCAGGATCTCGACAAGGGCGAGAAGGCGCGGCTCGGCATATTCTGGAAGGAAGAGCGCGAGATCGCCGAGCAGGTCCAGCGCTGGCGCGGCCCGAAGCTGGACCGGCTGACATTGCGCCTGACCGAACTGCACCGCGAATTGCTGACCAACAGCCAGTCTTCGGAATTGCTGCTGGCACAAGGCCTGACCGGCATTGCCCGCGTCGCCGGCGCGGGTCGCCGCTAG
- the lptE gene encoding LPS assembly lipoprotein LptE, with amino-acid sequence MRILLTLASALSLSACGLSPMYAGGGSGEVAQGLAAVDVPPIAGKAGWLVRNALVDKLGAAGVASPRYRLDVRLDDSLEGLAVLADDTVSRERRTLRARYQLVDAATGEILLDATEGTDAGIDVVSSEYATIAAEQSALENLSREIADRIVTRVALTLRDQ; translated from the coding sequence ATGCGCATTCTCCTGACCCTTGCTTCCGCCCTTTCGCTCTCGGCATGCGGGCTTTCGCCCATGTATGCTGGCGGCGGCAGCGGCGAGGTGGCTCAGGGGCTGGCAGCCGTCGATGTTCCGCCCATTGCGGGCAAGGCCGGATGGCTGGTGCGCAATGCGCTGGTCGACAAATTGGGTGCAGCCGGTGTCGCGAGCCCGCGCTACCGTCTCGATGTCCGGCTGGACGACAGTCTCGAAGGGCTGGCCGTCCTCGCCGACGATACGGTCAGCCGCGAGCGACGTACCTTGCGCGCGCGCTACCAGCTGGTCGATGCCGCCACCGGTGAAATCCTGCTCGACGCGACCGAAGGGACCGACGCCGGTATCGACGTGGTGTCGAGCGAATATGCAACGATTGCCGCCGAACAGTCCGCGCTCGAAAACCTGTCTCGCGAAATCGCCGATCGCATCGTGACCCGCGTCGCGCTGACGCTGCGGGACCAGTGA